In Choloepus didactylus isolate mChoDid1 chromosome X, mChoDid1.pri, whole genome shotgun sequence, a genomic segment contains:
- the LOC119523254 gene encoding biogenesis of lysosome-related organelles complex-1 subunit 2-like — protein MVPGAELGTSMAAAVAVEGLPATRPEDAVRDDAAVETAEEAKEPAEADINELCRDMFSKMATYLTGELTATSEDYKLLENMNKLTSLKYLEMKDIAINISRNLKDLNQKYAGLQPYLDQINIIEEQVAALEQAAYKLDAYSKKLEAKYKKLEKR, from the exons atggttCCTGGGGCTGAGCTTGGAACCAGCAtg gcGGCGGCGGTGGCAGTAGAGGGCTTACCCGCCACTCGACCTGAGGACGCTGTTCGAGACGATGCTGCCGTGGAGACAGCTGAGGAAGCCAAGGAGCCCGCTGAGGCTGACATCAATGAGCTCTGCCGGGACATGTTCTCCAAAATGGCCACTTACCTAACTGGGGAACTGACGGCCACCAGCGAAGATTATAAGCTCctggaaaatatgaataaactaACCAGCTTGAAGTACCTTGAAATGAAAGATATTGCTATAAACATTAGTAGAAACTTAAAGGACTTAAACCAGAAGTATGCTGGACTGCAGCCTTATCTGGATCAGATCAATATAATTGAAGAGCAGGTAGCGGCTCTTGAGCAGGCAGCCTACAAGTTGGATGCATATTCAAAAAAATTGGAAGCCAAGTACAAGAAGCTGGAAAAGCgatga